A part of Saccharicrinis carchari genomic DNA contains:
- a CDS encoding DUF6132 family protein encodes MKIWEKIKQQSLKRILLGVFLGAVAGYAYYYFIGCNTGSCAITSNPVNSVLYGSFAGLVLVFK; translated from the coding sequence ATGAAGATTTGGGAGAAAATAAAACAACAAAGTTTAAAGCGTATCTTATTGGGAGTTTTTTTGGGTGCCGTAGCAGGATATGCTTACTACTATTTTATAGGGTGTAACACAGGCTCCTGCGCCATAACTTCAAATCCGGTAAACAGCGTTTTATATGGTTCCTTTGCCGGATTGGTGCTGGTTTTTAAGTAA
- a CDS encoding ferredoxin--NADP reductase: MNMIRKRMNLHEILEVRNLTESTFILRFEKNGLEFTPGQHVCVGPPNGIHTREYSIYSAVNDPYIEILVKEVQNGLITPVLKKLKVGDSVVVEEPVGYFGLNGADKTKKKFLFIATGTGISPFHCMVKSYPELDYQIIHGVRSLNEGYEKEEYEKQRYTLCSSRDTSGDYTGRLTNYLLELEIDKESEVYLCGNCNMIHDAYDILENKGIPNERIHAEVYF, translated from the coding sequence ATGAATATGATCAGAAAACGCATGAATTTACATGAGATTTTGGAAGTAAGAAATTTAACCGAGTCCACGTTTATTCTTCGATTTGAAAAAAACGGGCTGGAATTTACCCCCGGGCAACACGTTTGCGTTGGACCTCCAAACGGAATACACACACGCGAGTATTCTATTTACAGTGCAGTTAACGATCCGTATATTGAAATTTTGGTAAAAGAGGTGCAAAACGGGTTGATAACGCCCGTACTCAAAAAACTTAAGGTGGGCGATTCGGTGGTTGTGGAGGAACCGGTAGGCTATTTTGGTCTTAACGGTGCCGACAAGACAAAGAAAAAATTTTTATTTATTGCTACAGGAACAGGCATCTCGCCTTTCCACTGCATGGTAAAATCATATCCCGAACTGGATTATCAAATCATACACGGGGTACGATCACTTAACGAAGGTTACGAAAAAGAAGAGTACGAGAAACAACGCTATACCCTATGTTCCTCGCGCGATACAAGTGGGGATTACACCGGTAGGTTGACAAATTATTTGCTTGAATTAGAAATTGATAAAGAATCTGAAGTATATTTGTGCGGAAATTGCAACATGATACATGACGCATACGATATTCTGGAAAACAAAGGGATACCCAATGAGCGCATTCATGCTGAGGTTTATTTTTAA
- the tdh gene encoding L-threonine 3-dehydrogenase produces MAKMKALVKAKPQKGIWLQEVDMPEIGVNEVLIKVSKSAICGTDLHIYHWDEWAQKTIKTPMIIGHEYVGYVAGVGSEVKQFKEGDRVTGEGHIACGHCRNCRRGRQHICENTVGIGVNIDGAFAEYVKVPANNVIKVHPNISDEVASIMDPFGNATHTTLSFPIIGEDVLITGSGLIGSMCVAIAKFAGARYVVATETNEYRANLARKMGATRVVNPLNEDLHKVVVDDLKMKGFDIGLECSGNPMAFNSMVDNMYNSGKISLLGLLPSNTQVDWSKIIFKGLTLKGIYGREMFETWYQMEQMILSGIDLTPIITHRFPIDEFQKGFDIMESHNSGKIILNWD; encoded by the coding sequence ATGGCAAAAATGAAAGCGCTTGTAAAAGCTAAGCCCCAAAAAGGTATTTGGCTACAAGAAGTGGATATGCCCGAAATAGGGGTAAACGAGGTGCTGATAAAAGTGTCAAAATCGGCCATCTGTGGTACTGATTTACACATTTACCATTGGGATGAATGGGCACAAAAAACCATTAAAACCCCAATGATCATAGGGCATGAGTACGTGGGTTATGTAGCCGGAGTGGGATCCGAGGTAAAACAGTTTAAAGAAGGCGATCGGGTTACAGGCGAGGGGCATATCGCATGTGGACATTGCAGAAACTGTAGACGCGGAAGACAGCATATTTGTGAAAATACCGTGGGAATAGGGGTAAATATTGATGGCGCTTTTGCTGAGTATGTAAAGGTGCCCGCTAATAATGTAATTAAGGTGCATCCCAACATCTCGGATGAGGTAGCTTCTATCATGGATCCCTTTGGAAATGCAACTCATACTACACTTAGTTTCCCTATTATTGGTGAAGATGTACTAATAACAGGAAGTGGTTTAATTGGCAGTATGTGCGTGGCCATTGCAAAATTTGCAGGAGCGCGTTATGTGGTGGCCACCGAAACCAATGAATACCGGGCCAATTTGGCGCGTAAAATGGGGGCAACACGAGTAGTTAATCCCTTGAATGAGGACTTACACAAGGTGGTGGTGGACGACCTTAAAATGAAAGGTTTTGATATTGGACTGGAGTGCTCCGGAAACCCGATGGCATTTAACTCCATGGTAGATAATATGTATAATTCGGGTAAGATTTCGTTGTTGGGCTTGCTCCCTTCAAATACCCAGGTGGATTGGAGTAAAATAATTTTTAAAGGGCTTACGCTTAAAGGAATATATGGTAGAGAGATGTTCGAAACCTGGTATCAGATGGAACAAATGATACTGTCAGGTATCGATTTAACACCTATCATCACACATCGTTTTCCCATTGATGAATTTCAAAAAGGTTTCGATATCATGGAATCGCACAATAGCGGAAAAATAATCCTCAATTGGGATTAG
- a CDS encoding adenylate/guanylate cyclase domain-containing protein gives MYEIESKNDENSKKEYYSMDTGKILLIGKDYCNLELLEHQLMSFSEEWRIKVKLFHDSVYELNNTHHDLVIIDFGGSPEKLLKKIEIVKKSHQNHNTPILVCFVEKSAKLIKTMLEAGALDFIQKPFKPIELFARVRTALILSSTVKKLNHQADVIRESQNKVNEIISGLLPKKIIDELTVSGESRPKKYREASVLFVDLVDFTKKSTTLAPKILIDELTQIFNAFDSIIKKNGCTRIKTMGDGYLAVSGIPTPHKQHAVKLIQTAIDMRAYLSQRNESNAVKWELKIGIDSGEVIGSILGTNNFLFDIFGDTVNTAARMEKTCAPNQINIGMRTYLSTRDKFRYIERLPNDVKGLGVKNMYYLKSKINSSHLNRWQQ, from the coding sequence ATGTACGAAATAGAATCTAAGAATGATGAGAATTCCAAAAAAGAATATTACTCGATGGATACTGGTAAAATATTATTAATAGGAAAAGATTATTGTAATTTGGAACTATTGGAACACCAGTTGATGTCCTTTAGCGAAGAGTGGCGTATAAAAGTAAAATTATTTCATGATTCGGTGTACGAATTGAACAATACACATCACGATTTGGTGATTATAGATTTTGGGGGGTCACCTGAAAAACTATTAAAGAAAATAGAAATCGTAAAGAAATCGCATCAAAATCACAATACACCGATACTTGTATGCTTTGTAGAAAAAAGTGCTAAACTAATTAAAACAATGCTTGAAGCAGGAGCACTGGATTTTATACAAAAACCTTTTAAGCCCATTGAATTATTTGCACGTGTGCGCACCGCCCTTATTTTATCCAGTACCGTAAAAAAGTTAAACCATCAGGCTGATGTTATCAGGGAAAGTCAAAATAAAGTAAACGAAATAATATCGGGTCTGTTACCCAAAAAAATCATTGATGAGCTGACCGTTTCGGGCGAATCAAGACCAAAAAAATACCGGGAAGCTTCGGTGCTATTTGTGGACCTGGTTGATTTTACAAAAAAATCAACCACGCTGGCACCCAAAATATTAATTGACGAACTAACCCAGATTTTTAATGCTTTTGATTCCATTATTAAAAAAAATGGATGTACGCGTATAAAAACAATGGGAGATGGCTATTTGGCTGTTTCAGGAATTCCCACTCCACATAAACAACATGCCGTTAAATTAATACAAACAGCTATTGATATGAGAGCGTATCTATCCCAAAGGAATGAAAGCAATGCGGTAAAATGGGAATTAAAAATCGGAATTGATTCGGGCGAAGTAATAGGCAGTATACTGGGTACAAATAATTTTTTGTTCGATATTTTTGGCGACACAGTAAATACTGCAGCACGGATGGAAAAGACTTGCGCCCCCAACCAAATCAACATTGGTATGCGCACGTATTTATCTACGCGTGATAAGTTCCGATACATAGAGCGCTTACCCAATGACGTTAAGGGGCTGGGAGTAAAGAATATGTATTATTTAAAGTCAAAGATAAACAGTTCCCATTTGAATAGATGGCAACAATAG
- the hisS gene encoding histidine--tRNA ligase, with the protein MAQKPAIPKGTRDFTPVEMAKRNYIFDSIKAIFLKYGYQPIETPAMENLSTLMGKYGEEGDKLLFKILNSGDFLAKADIDALKEKNSIKTTTQIADKGLRYDLTVPFARFVVQHQNNITFPFKRYQMQPVWRADRPQKGRYREFYQCDVDVVGSNSLINEVELIQIVDDVYKALKINVLVKMNNRKILSGIADIIGQADKIVDITVAIDKLDKIGIQKVNDELIQKGLPREAVDKLQPIINLSGTNQQKLDTLKTVLKASETGLKGVAEMETVFSYLQNINVTTKVELDLTLARGLNYYTGAIFEVKALDMEIGSITGGGRYDDLTGVFGLRNVSGVGISFGADRIYDVMNQLDLYPKESIVSTRLMFVNFGQREAMYSLQALQKVRNAGINAELYPDAAKMGKQMNYANKKEIAFVAMAGENEIQQGKLTLKNMHSGEQQLLSVEEVINIIG; encoded by the coding sequence ATGGCTCAAAAACCCGCTATACCAAAAGGAACAAGAGATTTTACGCCAGTTGAAATGGCAAAACGGAATTATATTTTTGATAGCATTAAAGCAATTTTTTTAAAGTATGGTTATCAGCCTATCGAAACGCCTGCCATGGAAAACTTATCCACATTAATGGGAAAATACGGCGAAGAGGGGGATAAGCTGCTTTTTAAGATATTGAATTCGGGAGATTTTTTGGCCAAAGCAGATATTGATGCCTTAAAGGAAAAAAACTCAATTAAAACTACCACACAAATTGCGGATAAAGGACTTCGTTACGATCTTACCGTTCCATTTGCCCGTTTTGTAGTGCAGCACCAAAACAACATAACTTTTCCGTTTAAGCGTTACCAGATGCAACCCGTATGGCGAGCCGACAGGCCGCAAAAAGGACGTTACCGCGAGTTTTATCAATGCGATGTGGATGTGGTTGGCTCTAACTCCTTAATAAATGAGGTAGAGCTTATACAAATTGTAGATGATGTGTACAAAGCGCTCAAAATTAATGTGTTGGTTAAGATGAACAATCGGAAGATCTTGAGCGGAATTGCGGATATCATAGGGCAGGCGGATAAAATTGTTGACATCACTGTGGCTATAGACAAGTTGGATAAAATTGGTATTCAAAAAGTGAACGATGAGTTAATTCAGAAAGGATTACCTCGCGAAGCGGTGGATAAGTTACAGCCTATTATTAATCTTTCCGGAACCAATCAGCAAAAACTCGATACTTTAAAAACTGTTCTTAAAGCTTCGGAAACAGGCCTAAAAGGGGTAGCGGAAATGGAAACCGTATTTAGTTATCTGCAAAATATTAATGTGACCACAAAAGTTGAATTGGATTTGACCCTGGCACGTGGCCTAAATTATTATACCGGAGCTATTTTTGAGGTGAAAGCGCTGGATATGGAAATTGGCAGTATAACTGGTGGTGGCCGGTATGATGATTTAACAGGCGTATTTGGTTTGCGCAACGTATCAGGCGTAGGTATTTCGTTTGGTGCCGATCGTATATACGATGTGATGAACCAATTGGATTTGTATCCTAAAGAATCGATTGTTTCTACGCGTTTGATGTTTGTGAATTTTGGTCAGCGAGAAGCTATGTATTCTCTGCAAGCGCTGCAAAAGGTTCGAAACGCTGGTATTAATGCCGAGCTTTATCCTGATGCAGCTAAAATGGGAAAGCAAATGAATTATGCCAACAAAAAAGAAATCGCCTTTGTGGCCATGGCCGGCGAAAATGAAATACAGCAGGGCAAGCTAACACTTAAAAATATGCACAGTGGCGAGCAGCAACTTTTATCGGTTGAAGAGGTGATTAATATCATCGGCTAA
- the hutH gene encoding histidine ammonia-lyase, producing the protein MENTHYISPAPLTFDRLDELMRNPVTVKLSSESKDLIQNCKSFLNDFLKNHEGPVYGINTGFGALHNKSISKEDLSKLQENLLLSHACGAGKEVPAEVVKMMLLLKAHALSLGKSGVQVKTVERILDFYNHSVYPIVLEMGSLGASGDLAPLAHLFLPLIGRGEVYFKGEKMPASQMLKRQGWEPIKLEAKEGLALLNGTQFMSSHAVYTLLKAFRLAKYADIVAALSLDAFNGRIDPFRQQMHVIRPHAGQLETAKNITALLAGSQIIEQKDKQVQDPYSFRCVPQVHGAIKDAINYVAGVVCTEINSVTDNPIVFPEEGSIISGGNFHGEPLALALDFLSIALAEIGSISERRTYRLISGERGLPEFLVANPGLNSGFMIPQYAAASIVSLNKQMATPSSVDSIPSSNEQEDHVSMGGNAATKALKIVENVERVIAVELFNAAQAIEFRRPMKTSPYLEKFLSAFRQYVPFVTEDKIMYQQMEAALEFLHKGEFDEFKSQG; encoded by the coding sequence ATGGAAAATACACATTATATATCCCCTGCACCTTTAACTTTTGATAGGCTCGACGAATTGATGCGCAATCCGGTGACTGTTAAATTGTCGTCCGAGTCAAAGGATCTGATTCAAAACTGTAAAAGTTTTTTGAATGATTTTTTAAAAAATCACGAAGGACCGGTTTACGGAATAAACACCGGATTTGGTGCCTTACACAATAAATCAATATCAAAAGAGGATCTGAGTAAACTGCAAGAAAATTTATTGCTTAGCCATGCCTGTGGTGCCGGAAAAGAAGTGCCGGCCGAAGTGGTTAAAATGATGCTATTGCTTAAGGCACATGCATTGAGTTTGGGTAAGTCGGGTGTGCAGGTAAAAACGGTAGAGCGGATATTGGATTTTTATAATCATTCAGTATATCCTATCGTTCTCGAGATGGGTTCGCTTGGTGCATCGGGAGATCTGGCTCCCCTGGCGCATTTGTTTCTCCCTTTGATTGGGCGTGGCGAGGTGTATTTTAAAGGCGAGAAGATGCCTGCCTCGCAGATGCTCAAAAGGCAAGGATGGGAGCCTATCAAACTCGAAGCTAAGGAAGGGCTGGCATTGCTTAACGGAACCCAGTTTATGAGTTCGCATGCCGTATATACCTTGCTAAAAGCATTCCGCCTGGCAAAATATGCCGATATTGTGGCGGCTTTGTCTCTTGATGCTTTTAACGGACGGATAGACCCCTTTAGGCAGCAAATGCATGTGATCAGGCCCCATGCCGGACAATTAGAGACCGCAAAAAATATTACGGCCCTGTTGGCAGGTAGCCAAATAATTGAACAAAAAGACAAACAAGTACAGGATCCTTATTCGTTTCGGTGTGTTCCGCAGGTGCATGGGGCAATCAAAGATGCCATAAATTATGTGGCAGGGGTTGTTTGTACCGAAATAAATTCAGTAACAGATAACCCCATCGTGTTTCCGGAGGAAGGAAGTATTATTTCAGGGGGTAATTTTCATGGCGAACCTTTAGCCTTGGCGCTCGACTTCTTGAGCATAGCACTGGCCGAGATAGGCAGTATTTCTGAAAGACGAACATATAGGCTTATTTCCGGTGAACGTGGTTTGCCGGAGTTTTTAGTAGCCAACCCGGGTTTAAACTCAGGCTTTATGATTCCGCAGTATGCTGCCGCCTCAATTGTAAGTCTTAATAAGCAAATGGCAACACCCTCGTCGGTAGACTCCATCCCCTCTTCCAATGAGCAGGAAGACCATGTAAGCATGGGCGGTAACGCAGCAACCAAAGCCCTCAAGATAGTGGAAAATGTGGAACGGGTGATTGCAGTGGAGCTTTTTAATGCAGCACAAGCTATTGAGTTCAGACGACCTATGAAAACTTCGCCTTACCTCGAAAAGTTTTTATCTGCTTTCAGGCAATATGTTCCTTTTGTTACCGAAGATAAAATAATGTACCAACAAATGGAGGCCGCTCTCGAATTTTTACATAAGGGTGAGTTCGATGAGTTTAAAAGCCAGGGGTAA
- the miaB gene encoding tRNA (N6-isopentenyl adenosine(37)-C2)-methylthiotransferase MiaB has protein sequence MKYFLMTLGCQMNMSDSERVASVLDAAGCEKVETEEEANFIGILACSVRQKAIDKVYNKIAKWNKWKDKKNLVTFISGCMLPSDKERFLKLFDIVFTMPELPQLPRMLGEYGIANPLSLIAEPQSPVDEIKLFWKVKPKYDSKFEAFVPIQNGCNKYCTYCAVPYTRGREISRPSDEILQEVRELAEKGYKTITLLGQNVNSYGLDKNGHEINFAQLLEKVGQMGEEIDNEFWVYFTSPHPRDMTTDIFHIIAKYECLGKQIHFPLQSGDEKVLIKMNRNHSVSKYRETMHALREILPQATVFTDIIVGFTDETDEQLENTRKVMEEFKYNMAYIAMYSPRPGAASYRWKDTVSLEDKKKRYAILSEELAKHTLTYNRAMIGKTVKVLVREHDRKEGYLSGHTDGKLVIRFQSDNEALIGQIIELKVSAAAKFSLEGELVTVPAEA, from the coding sequence GTGAAGTACTTTTTAATGACACTTGGATGTCAAATGAACATGAGCGATTCGGAACGCGTAGCATCAGTGCTTGATGCGGCAGGTTGCGAAAAAGTAGAGACTGAGGAGGAAGCGAATTTTATTGGGATACTGGCATGTTCTGTCCGCCAAAAGGCAATTGATAAAGTTTACAATAAAATAGCGAAGTGGAACAAATGGAAAGATAAAAAAAATCTGGTTACCTTTATATCAGGCTGTATGCTGCCTTCGGACAAAGAGCGATTTTTAAAGCTATTTGACATTGTGTTTACCATGCCCGAGTTGCCTCAACTACCGCGTATGCTTGGTGAATATGGTATTGCCAACCCGCTGAGTTTGATCGCCGAGCCACAATCGCCCGTTGATGAGATAAAACTTTTTTGGAAAGTGAAGCCCAAGTACGATAGCAAATTTGAAGCTTTTGTGCCCATACAAAATGGTTGTAATAAATACTGTACCTATTGCGCTGTACCCTACACGCGTGGCCGGGAAATATCACGACCATCGGACGAAATATTGCAGGAAGTAAGAGAACTGGCCGAAAAAGGATATAAAACCATTACCCTATTGGGACAGAATGTAAATTCCTATGGGCTGGATAAAAACGGACACGAAATAAACTTTGCCCAGCTGTTGGAAAAAGTTGGTCAAATGGGCGAAGAAATCGACAACGAGTTCTGGGTATATTTCACTTCGCCCCATCCACGAGACATGACCACCGATATTTTTCATATCATTGCCAAGTACGAATGCCTGGGTAAACAAATCCATTTTCCTTTGCAGAGTGGCGACGAAAAGGTATTGATTAAAATGAACCGTAACCACTCGGTGAGCAAATACCGCGAAACCATGCATGCCCTTCGTGAAATACTACCGCAGGCTACTGTTTTTACCGACATTATTGTTGGTTTTACCGACGAAACAGATGAACAGCTGGAAAATACACGTAAGGTGATGGAAGAGTTTAAATACAATATGGCCTATATTGCGATGTATTCACCGCGACCCGGTGCGGCCTCGTACCGTTGGAAAGATACCGTTAGCCTGGAAGACAAGAAAAAACGCTATGCCATATTAAGTGAGGAGCTGGCCAAACATACCTTGACATACAATCGTGCCATGATTGGAAAAACCGTTAAAGTTTTGGTACGCGAGCACGACCGCAAAGAAGGTTATCTGTCCGGACATACCGATGGAAAATTGGTCATCCGCTTTCAATCAGACAACGAAGCTTTAATAGGTCAAATAATTGAGTTAAAAGTTAGTGCGGCAGCTAAGTTTTCGTTAGAAGGTGAGTTAGTGACTGTTCCGGCTGAGGCCTAA
- the ppk1 gene encoding polyphosphate kinase 1 — protein sequence MSVKNFRSKEISWLSFNERVLQEAMRDNVPLIERIKFLGIYSNNMDEFFRVRVAILKRIVQLDKNTVFEGGSPQEILQGVHELVRKQGAMFDQAYRMVIKDLAKENIYLINENDLSKEQGEFVQRYFHKKVRGKLMPIIISNSRPLPDLADDGIYLAVYLKRKDNRRVHYALIEIPPSLDRFVLLPSKDGKKYIMLLDDVIRYELGDIFYMFKFNEIGAYTFKLTRDAQLDINEDISESYVKKVSKGLERRKEAEPVRFVYDKLMPEPLLSLLLKKLHYSSNSSIIKGGRYHNFKDFIDFPKIGSKSMTYPALPAIIHRDIEPQSSFFKIISKKDILFHFPYHSFHYFIDYLREASIDPMVREIKITIYRVGKNAPVIKALINAARNGKKVTAVVELQARFDEKANIKWANRLRDSGVKVIFGVPGLKVHAKLCMVVRKERSKMAQYVCVGTGNFNEDSAEVFADHLLFTKHTGITREVASIFEFFNKNYNIPTFKHLLVAPFILRSSLEGFIDREIKNAQEGKEAYIYLKVNNLVDFDLIFKLYDAQRLGVKVQLNVRGMFSVYPKFDSNESAIESIGIIDRFLEHSRIYVFCNNGKEKMYISSADCMTRNLDRRIEVACPIYDVKIQNELKMMLEMQMKDNCSARLLNNEMDNKIREVEVDKGEFRSQLEFYKWLSDVSE from the coding sequence ATGAGTGTAAAGAATTTTAGAAGTAAAGAGATTAGTTGGCTTTCGTTTAACGAAAGGGTATTGCAGGAGGCTATGCGCGATAATGTTCCCTTAATTGAGCGGATAAAATTTCTGGGAATCTACTCCAACAATATGGATGAATTCTTTCGCGTTAGGGTTGCAATACTTAAAAGAATAGTTCAGTTAGATAAAAATACCGTCTTTGAGGGAGGATCCCCGCAGGAAATATTACAAGGAGTGCATGAGTTGGTGCGCAAGCAAGGTGCAATGTTCGACCAGGCCTACCGTATGGTTATAAAAGATCTGGCCAAAGAAAATATTTACCTCATAAATGAAAACGACCTGAGCAAAGAACAGGGGGAATTTGTGCAACGCTATTTTCATAAAAAAGTACGCGGCAAACTTATGCCTATAATTATCAGCAATAGTCGTCCTTTACCCGATTTAGCCGATGATGGAATTTATTTGGCGGTGTACTTAAAACGAAAAGACAACCGCCGTGTTCATTACGCACTGATAGAAATACCTCCATCGCTGGATCGTTTTGTTTTGTTGCCATCAAAAGACGGTAAAAAATATATTATGCTGTTGGATGATGTAATTCGTTACGAGCTGGGCGATATATTTTATATGTTTAAGTTTAATGAGATAGGTGCCTATACCTTTAAACTGACCCGCGACGCCCAACTCGATATCAACGAAGACATATCAGAGAGTTATGTAAAAAAAGTATCAAAGGGCTTGGAACGACGAAAGGAAGCCGAACCCGTGCGTTTTGTTTACGACAAATTAATGCCCGAACCCCTATTGAGTCTTCTGTTAAAAAAGCTTCACTATTCATCAAACAGCTCCATTATAAAAGGAGGCCGTTACCATAATTTTAAAGATTTCATCGACTTTCCTAAGATAGGGAGTAAAAGCATGACCTACCCTGCTCTGCCTGCCATAATACATCGCGATATTGAGCCGCAATCTTCTTTTTTTAAGATAATTAGTAAAAAAGATATCCTTTTTCATTTCCCGTATCATTCGTTTCATTATTTCATCGATTATCTGCGCGAAGCTTCTATTGACCCTATGGTGCGCGAAATAAAAATTACCATTTACAGGGTAGGAAAAAATGCGCCTGTAATCAAGGCCTTGATTAACGCGGCTCGCAATGGTAAAAAAGTGACCGCCGTAGTGGAACTGCAAGCGCGTTTCGATGAAAAAGCCAATATTAAATGGGCTAACCGTTTAAGGGATTCAGGCGTAAAGGTAATATTTGGTGTGCCCGGATTAAAAGTACATGCCAAGTTGTGCATGGTAGTGCGCAAAGAACGAAGCAAAATGGCGCAATACGTGTGTGTAGGTACGGGTAACTTTAACGAAGATTCGGCCGAGGTATTTGCCGATCATTTACTATTTACAAAACATACTGGCATTACACGGGAAGTGGCATCTATTTTCGAGTTCTTTAATAAAAACTACAATATCCCTACCTTTAAACACCTGTTAGTGGCGCCTTTTATTTTGCGTAGTAGCCTGGAGGGCTTTATCGACCGCGAAATAAAAAATGCCCAGGAAGGAAAAGAAGCGTACATCTATTTAAAAGTGAACAACCTGGTTGATTTTGACTTGATTTTTAAGTTGTACGATGCCCAGCGATTAGGCGTGAAGGTGCAGTTGAATGTAAGGGGTATGTTTTCGGTATATCCGAAGTTCGACAGCAACGAAAGTGCCATTGAGTCTATTGGAATTATCGACCGCTTTCTGGAGCACTCACGGATATATGTTTTTTGTAACAATGGAAAGGAGAAAATGTATATTTCCTCTGCCGATTGTATGACGCGTAACCTGGATCGTAGAATAGAAGTAGCGTGTCCTATTTACGATGTAAAAATACAGAATGAACTGAAGATGATGTTGGAAATGCAAATGAAAGATAATTGTTCGGCACGCTTGCTAAATAACGAAATGGATAACAAAATTAGAGAAGTTGAAGTAGACAAAGGTGAGTTTCGCTCCCAATTGGAGTTTTATAAATGGTTGAGCGATGTAAGCGAATAA
- a CDS encoding adenylate/guanylate cyclase domain-containing protein: MTPSSLKILLVDDMAIILDIIILHLDTMNQDFTYLKANDGRSACKIAQQSKPDLILMDWEMPKMNGIDALMLMKKNESIKDIPVIIMSSFTDVRKALEAGAVDYIKKPIDPTELIARVQSAINLTQSFKALIEKQEELELERQKVERILKGLLPPKILEEIKETGNSKPKRYKNATVMFTDLVGFTAKTTSMSPKRLINELNDIFSSFDKIITKNRCTRIKTIGDAYLVASGLPEEDENHASNIIRAAIEFRQFILERNMLSSIKWEITTGINSGEIVGSLIGLENYLFDIFGENVNTASRIQHQCSPMDIAVSTSTYELTSEDFIFEKQGVVSLKGMNKMEIYNVMNVYSNLELSKVCKNFDLY; this comes from the coding sequence ATGACTCCTTCTTCGTTGAAAATACTGTTGGTAGATGATATGGCAATTATTTTGGACATCATCATATTACATTTGGATACCATGAACCAGGATTTCACCTACCTGAAGGCCAATGATGGAAGAAGTGCATGTAAAATTGCACAGCAGTCGAAGCCTGACTTAATACTGATGGATTGGGAGATGCCCAAAATGAATGGAATTGATGCCTTGATGTTGATGAAGAAAAATGAATCCATCAAAGATATTCCTGTTATTATCATGTCCAGTTTTACAGATGTAAGAAAGGCACTTGAAGCTGGCGCAGTTGACTATATAAAAAAACCAATAGACCCCACAGAACTTATTGCTCGTGTTCAATCCGCCATTAACTTAACACAATCGTTTAAAGCGTTGATTGAAAAACAAGAGGAACTGGAATTGGAACGACAAAAAGTAGAACGAATATTAAAAGGCTTACTACCTCCTAAAATTCTTGAGGAGATAAAGGAAACCGGCAATTCAAAACCCAAACGATACAAAAATGCCACGGTGATGTTTACCGACTTAGTTGGTTTTACCGCAAAAACCACTTCTATGTCGCCTAAAAGATTAATTAATGAGTTAAATGATATATTCTCTTCATTTGATAAAATAATTACAAAAAACAGATGTACCCGTATCAAGACTATTGGAGATGCCTACCTTGTTGCTTCGGGGCTCCCGGAAGAGGACGAGAATCACGCTAGCAACATTATCCGGGCAGCAATTGAGTTTCGTCAGTTTATTCTGGAGCGGAACATGTTGAGTTCGATAAAATGGGAAATTACCACAGGCATTAATAGCGGTGAAATAGTTGGTAGTTTAATTGGACTTGAAAATTATCTTTTTGATATTTTTGGAGAAAATGTAAATACAGCCTCACGCATACAACACCAATGTTCGCCAATGGATATCGCCGTAAGCACTTCTACTTATGAATTAACAAGTGAGGATTTTATTTTTGAAAAACAAGGTGTTGTGAGCCTAAAAGGCATGAATAAAATGGAGATTTATAATGTGATGAATGTTTACTCTAATCTTGAGCTTTCAAAAGTGTGCAAAAATTTTGATTTATACTGA